The sequence below is a genomic window from Ischnura elegans chromosome 2, ioIscEleg1.1, whole genome shotgun sequence.
ctttgCAGGAAATATGACAGCTAACGCTGCGAATCTATCTGTGTCGGACAAATACATTCTTTCCGCGTATTCAGCATGCGGCCTCACGAGTGCAAAATAAAACCACTCTTTTACAGTTCTCTCCGAGCACCTTCCCGCAACGCATTTGACGAATTGTAGCTTCTTTAGGACTGTGGGTAAACTGttatcgggattcccaccgagttaatTATTTCCCAACGGCCAACGCTTAGGACTATtaggaaatactttttttatctGACATATTTATGGTAggaccatccacagcataaaaatGCGGATAGTTGGACATGCATGTTTGTAGTGTAAAAAGTTTTGCGCTGTTTTCTGTCAACATTAAGAAAGTTTTGGTCCACATTCCAGCGCAAGATatcaatatatttacaatttattcatgTCTCTTATATCGGAtggttttcaagttttttttctggtcgttttaatgaattttttagcaAGTGTAATTTCAGACGTAGCCCTTCCATTCATTACACAAAGGCACATCCACTCCTGGGTCCATTAGTTTGTCGTTCTACATTTGTCGATTATGGTAGGGTTTGAAAAGCAAAGAGATTCTTATTTTGTTTCGTTTATCGATAAGTCTCCTGCTGTTAGCGTTCTATGCAGCGAAAACATCTTACCACTGTCTCATGCCAAGCGGGTGGCCACTTCTCCTGGGCCTTGTGCGAGGAACTCGTAAGGGCCATTGTTATTTACAATGGTGTGAGCAATCCTTATCCTCAATGAAATATTCTCTCTGAGCGAGGgtatgaaacatttatttattgacgTCACTATATCGTGAAAAGTGGGTAGAACATttcatgttttcttattttctctttgaatgaatgaatggagacGTTTAATTATTCGTCGAAACTTATCTGATACGCTTATGGAGAGCAAGTCATTATAACTACGACCGCTTcggtgaaaaatcaacgacgacTACAAATGCATCATGCGAAGGTCGCTCATAGCTCACTGAATGACATCCATGGTTGCCCAATGGGAAAAAATAAGCAGAAAGTTGTCCGTATGTAAACCGCGTATACCATTCGGCAACCGCGTGGGAGGTGGTGCATCGGTGAGTGTGTACCTACCTTGGGTCATTCATCGTCGCCGCACCCCGGTGGCTGTGTCGCTGTGGTGCGGTGGTGCGTAGCTGCCGTAGGCGAGGCGGTGGGCGTGGTCGTCGTCCACGTCGTAACTGCGCCTTCGGTATCCCCCGTGTCCGCCGCCGTGCCCGCCGCCCGAGTGGATCTCCTCGTGCGAGTGGGAATGCGCGTGCGAGTACACGGGCTTCTGCACGATCTCGTAGGTGACGGAGCccttggaggaggaggaggagagggcctTGATGCCCACGATGGCCGACAGCAGTAGCGAGAGCAGACCCACGATGAGGGCCTTGCCCGCCAGCAGCGCCAGCCCGCCCATCGCGATTGCACCAACCGTCGCCTTGGACATGATCATCATGGCGCCCAACATGCCCAGGCCGCCCTTTTTGCCTCCGCCGAAACCACCGCCGCCTTTGCCGCGACCAGACGCTGACAGGAGACGGAAATTAATCAAAGTCAGTTGACAGGACTATGAGATCGTGACATCATGGCGATTTAATGGCCAATAGGTCCAAATGCAGATATAATCAGAATGACAAATAAAGTTTGAATTCTCGGATTTCGGCTTTTCGATTTTCTTCAGACAGTCGTCGACGTGCAGGAGAACATCTGCATGGGGTTAATATGAATTATTCTGAGGTTTCCGACCGGATTAGCCCGGAAACGACGTCAGAAATGGACCCCCCAAAAGAAGGAAATTTTAGGACAAATACCTCACCTAGCAACGCCTGTCATGCTCTTCAAGATATAGAAATTCCCCTTTTTTATGCGGAGGACTATATTTTATTGCAAGCATCGATCTTTGAAGTCTCCTAGATTTGCATAAAAAATGGCATCATCATGATCCTCAGGCATGCATTTGGTTCAGAGAACTTGTTTTGGCTGGGTATTAGTGAAAGTTCTGTGCTAACATTAGATCACGCGACCGTTACCGTTATGACCTGGCGACGCTATATTTATTACCCTGTCCGTAGTAATACACATGCTTTGTTTACATTCCTATCTCTATGAAGCCATTGTGGTTAATGTGATGCAATAACAAGAGCAGAAATTATGAGGCTACGTAGAATTTAGGGTAGAAAAaccgaaattctggaaaaaaattcattcaggcAAATAGCAAGTAACCTGAATCTTAAGTTTAATTGTGTtgcatttagaaataaataaccTCCAACAAAGTGGCGATTTTCAGTGCAACTTTATTAAAATCAGTCATTACGAGTCACTAACCTTCATTATCAATTTTCTTCTTTGGGTCAACTGATTGATGAATTAATTCTCATAATATTGAGTATCATTCAACTTCTTCAACAATATTCGATACTTTACCTCAACCAGTCTGACTTTAAAGATTTGTTGGCACCTTTTAGAAAGGCGTCTTCAAATCAGTAGTCaccatgaaaaacaaaaattactcgCGAAACAGCAAAATGATCCACGCTATCGGGCCGCCGCGCTTCAAAGTTTGCGTTAATTCTGATTGCTAATGCCAAAACATCATTCCCATTAACAATTTAGCTAATACTTACGgattaataaatacaaataattcgAGTGAAACTTCATATGCATCATCAGGTGTTGAGGATTGACGCGAAATTGCAGCATCGTCACAGAAAATTCCTCACATGTTAGAATTCTCCGTGTGAAGAAAGAATTACGCTGGGGATTCCGAATTGGTATTTTTATGCATACGCTTTAGTTACTGAGAGCCATTTATATAATACtttactatggttctcacataatttgagcGAACTTTGGCATATAATTCACTGTTTTCCCCTTGCTACACACGTTTATTGTAGCCTGCAGTTGCATTGATGTTGAtgcattacattaaaaaatttgtggttgcaacggagaataaattttcaatatggtAGGTGATATTTTAGTTCAAGTTCAAATGAACGCCCTTTCGAGATACGATTTatccaaaatcaataattcctTCTGTAGGAAATTATTTGCTGGTTTCTTGGCAAAATTCGTACTGTGAAACTtcagttttctattttttcgaaAAAGTAGTTGGAGGAAAAAGTGGAAGAATCATTGCGCTGACTTTATGCAGCAAATCCTGCTCTCGTaaggaaacaggaggagactcgacGCCTTGGAAATGTTGATAGGAAAGGATCAGCAAAAATTGAGGGAATTTTGCTGGAATTTGAGCGGTAATAAGTCCTGGGTTAGCCGGAATAATGGACGTTTGCACGGCTTTGCAGACCGGTTAGACCGCCTTTGAGGGCGTCCCGTCAGTTTTCGAAAATTCTCTGCAATGACCCGGTTTCGTGCAAAGATTATGGGTATTATGCTTGCATTATAAAAGTTTTTGACAGAAATCGTAACACCGTACAGCAAGAGTTTAGAATGAACAATGCCTTGGTGACTTTCACGTACAACAGTTAAACAGTGGCATTATCAGAGACACCGGCAGCTTGGAGCCGACAGTCGCGGCAGCAATGGCAATAGCACACCGTCTCTTCCCCTTTATCAGATCACCACCACCGCGCCACTCACCTCCCTTTGGGACTCCACTGGAAACCACCTCCCCCCCTAAGTCCTAAGATCTAGGCTAAAACATTTATGGATACCCTAGGTAGAATTAACTGATCCAAAGGCATTTAACTTCCTGCTGTGCTGTAAATAATGATGAAAGCGAAGAGGACCATTTCTAGAGCAGTGTTGTGGATCAAGACAGTGACGAAGAAAAAGGCCAAGAAAAAGAAGTTGCAAGTAAAAACATCGTTTTAGGGAATGATAATGTGTTAGTGAGAGTGAGAGTTCGAGGGTTCGGTTGAGGTTGGTGTAGAAATTCGCTCGACCAGGAGTGAAAGGAAAAGCAAAAGCTTCAAAAACAATCTACGAGTGTTggaataattttatcaatgaaaacatattagctCTCATAGTGAAAAGTGCAAAAAAGCTCATTGCCGCTAAGGAAGCTGATTATTGAAGGGAAGGGATTACACTCCGACGGACGTTGGTAAGATATGAACTTTTATGGGACTACTTTGTATGGCGTATTTCTAAGAAATAGCAAACTCAATATTAGTGACTTGTGGAACAATGATAGACACCGGGTAGAATAGGCACCGCGGTAGAATTTTTTCGCTGGGTAATGTCTCAGAGACGTTTTCATTTCCTCTTGCAGAATGAACGTTTAGATGTTAAAGAAACAAGGAATAAATGGATAGCTTTAGATGAACCTACTCCAATTAGAGAAGCTTTTGAATTCTTTGTCCAAAACTCAATATTGCTATTATTTGAATGATTGTGTAAATGGGGAAAAATTTAGGTGAGGGAGCGATTTTCGCCAGCTCATACCCACGAAACCAGGAAAgtatgtaatgaatatttttgtaatgGACAGATTACGAAGTTTCTActcatcaaaattaaatatatacttaTTCCAGAAAACAGCTAGATGGCCAATTTCAGGTTAGCAAGAGTCCTTATGATGTAGTAGAAAGGTACTATATAATCGAGGAGGTGGACGCAACGTCACAACGTCAGACAACGGGTTTCCTAGTTACGATCTAGATCTACTGGTTTACTAATTATAGATATTCTAAAAAGTGGGAATCATACTTGTTTGAGTACAGTTAGGAATAATATAAAAGGTAGCTACCGTGCTCCACACAAGGTCGAAAATAATTTACATACCGTATAGGTTTTCTGAAAGAGTACAACTTAGTGTCATGCATAtccaaagtaagaaaaaatgtcCTAGTATTATCATCAATGCATCAAGATTATGTTATTGATGAAGCAACAGGTACATCTAAAATACCTGAAACTGTTACATGGTCTACAATGCTATAAAATCTGTAGTGGACGTTGTGGATAAGTTATGCGCGATACTTTTTGCTATAAACACTAATCGATGGTCAATGACAGTATTATATACAATACTTAATTTAGgagaaataaatgccatgataatTGATGCATAGGATAATTATATTTCCAAGAAACTTCGTAGTAaaagatattttatcaaaaatctgGCAAAATGATTAATGGTAGAACTTGTAAAAAGGTATATCAAATCACTTTCATATAAGTTGAGTTGCAAAAAAGAACATTAAAACTCAGTGTAATTGTTAGAAATGAAAGTGAAGAGAATGAATTGTGTAAGGGTACGTGAAAAAGTTACCGAAAGGAGACTGAGGGAAttagagccaaagaaaataacaCAGCCCGAAAGCGGTTTTACGTGTGTGggcgaaaaaaaaatagaatgacgATGAAAAATGCTATAATGGTAAAAACTTCAATTACTAGAAGTATCAGGAATGCGTTTGCATGTACTGGCCAAATTAAACATGTTTATATAATTTCGATGCAAGAGAAACTGAAATAAACGTCCAAATAAGAAGTATTAAGTCTTTACCTTCATAAATTTgctgtccattcatgaaattcaaTATTCAACGAATGATTTTTTACAGTTAAAACAGGTAATTCTTCTGTCATGCATGTTgcttaaccattccaaaatggtgtctgacAGACGACAAATAGCactccaaaatgtgacgcgactgacggagggttaaaattattcatttattttatttattctataatttattaCATAACATACTATATATAATTATTctctaattaaattaaaagtggtAAGCATCGAAATGTCGACTTTTTCCTGCAAATGCGATAAATTTGAGCCGCATTATATCAAAACTTTAAATATTCCCACAAAAGCGGCCCTTTGATGGAGATGTTGGAGCTCGTCTCTAGTGACTATGGGAGCTTAGTTGTTATTATGTAATGTATATCTATCTGCCTCTAAGGTATACTTACTTGGTGTTAGATAAATAGCATGCATAGGCCAAGATGCTGAAACAACTTATGTGTGTGGAACTAAAATCTAAAAGCTTTTATGTTGCATCCGAAAGTAGCATCATTATTTACGAAAGTGTTTAACAATTGCATCCTTGCTAAAAATGAGTTCTAATGTAATTTGTAGTTGACTTGTTTAGTTGTGGAAGCAAATTCTGAGAGAAAATGCACAAGGCAACACTCGCACTCTGCAAATGGCTTGAAATCATGAGATGAAATTTTGCCCGGGCCGATATTAAGAGGCGACGCTCCCCGCCTTTCTTTTATTATTGCAACGCGGTCTTAACTGGGTAGAGTGAAAGTTGTGGGTGCTGTCGATGCTCTGCGAAGGCGCTGCAAAGCGAGCGGCAAACAACCTCCCTCTCGCCCGCGTTCCACCCCATTCTCCCAGGGAAAGCGATCCTTCCTCTTGCATCACTTCACGCCGCCTCTTCCAACTCCACGCCTATTATCACCCTCTGCACTTTCGTTTATACATCGCCACTCCGTTACCTCCAGGAGCCTCTGGGAAAAATCCTTCTATCAGAAAGTTTGCAAGCAAAGTTGTTTATCCCAATTGACGACATAAAACTCGGTCATGACGAGTCGGAGGGATAACGGTGAATGGATTGCAATCGGGTCTGATATGCATTATTTAGCGGCGCAATTTAAGAAAgctctgataattttttttctaatagcgTCATAGCACATGTAGAATCTAAGGTACATATACATAGCGATACCTATTATATGGTGGAAGTAGTGGTTATTGAGTTGAAAGCCTGATCAACAGCGAAAATTAGCCCTCTGCTGCGATGTGTGCGTCAATATCGAAATCGAAGATTCCGTAGTCGCTCACCGTTTTCTTTGATTTTTGAGATTTGGATCTTTATCTAATCATGAAGAGATTATAATTCGGTTAACGCAAACAAATAAAGAAGTATTTATGCGTCCGCTTGCCTTTTATTAGTGCATAAATACACATAGTTGCTCGCTAGTATTTAAGTACTTGAAAAATGTGAGGCATACAAAAGGATACTGCTTCACAAAATATTTGTGTATTCCATTTGGTGTATTCAGgggtagaaaaattatttttgatccGGAAAAACGATTGGTGACAATTTTGTGTGCACGTATGTCATTTGAATTATAATGCAGTcgctttaattccttaataaaaCAAAGACcgaataaaattacaattaaaatgccGATGAGTCTTTTGCGTCAAAATATGTTTAGTCATACGACTGTAATAAATTTCAGAGGATCCAATtatgcaatataaataataatgtagGCACGTGCTACAATTGGGATTGTAACTACGTATTTTTGTTTTTGCAGTTGATTGAGGATTGCGTTACCAGCAAGTTGCTATTGGACGTGAGAGTCATTCATGCTAAAGTGGCTCCTGATTGGTGATGTGTGCCCCTGTGTCGGGAAGCCAATCAATCGTTCCAGCCGGAAGTTATCGCTCTCTTCCTTTCCATAAGAGAACAATAAAAGAATCAAGTGCTTGCGATCAATCGTACAAAGTACTTTACTCCACCATCAGAAGTGAGTACCTACAGAACTATTGATACCCCTATGTTGTACCTAGTTTTATGAATGCATATCAGCAAACCACAATAGAAAAGAGTTATATACCAAGAAGCCACGATAGCATGTCTTTCACTAAAATAAAATAGCTCGCAATTGAAGTGTCGCCAGGGAGTATTCAAGCATTCGTTAtcaatagatattttttccaatggtcGATATGCTATTGAAGTCCTAAACTTAAGTTCCGTATTTTCCCTACTTGTAGCATCCTCTGAAGTTATATCTCTTTGAGCATTGTATATTTACTTTCATCGAAGTTTATTAGAATAATATTGTTTTACACAAAGTTCATCGTGTTGTAATATGACTAGGGTTTGATTGTATTGGCACCGCGGCATGTAATATATTATCAATCACTTTCTGGAATTTTAGGTGCACATTTTTacgataaattctatcaaaactTTTTTTGGGAGCCTTTTCCGTGGATAGCACTTTAATTGTCTATCTTATCATGCATAGAGTATTACCATGTTTGGCAGTCGATGAAATCGTTATTTCAGTGTTTGCATGGCTCAAAGATTTTGATTTATCGACTTACGCTAAGCTTCGACAAATTATGTTATATTAGAGAAAAAGTCCCAAGAAGAGGTTACCTTGGAAAATGATGCAATTACTCGAAACCTGGAAGAGCAGATAAAAATCTGCGGACTATAAAAACATTGCGGGCCATAAAATGTCGCCATCTATAACCTAAAGTGGTGATGTGAGTGATTGAACCGCTGATGCTTTCATGAGTCGAACTCCTTTTGTTTTATAtgcttcattcattttcatttttttcagtttaaatgAAGTGGATcacggggggaagggggggggctGTTGTCCAGACCGTGAACTTCCTACATCGCGTTTGTCGTCCCCGACCGTGACCTTGTGCTCGTGAAGCGTGAATGGGACGCGGACAATCACGTCTCGCTCGCGGCTGCCTTCACTCCCCACATCGGCTGCGGACTGTTTTTACGGGTCACCCGCGCCCCTTTCCCTCCCGGCGTCTCCCACGCTTGAGGCGAAGCAAGGGAACAGTAGTTCGTGGCTTCCGTAGAATGTGCGCTCATCTCGTGGTGAATTTGGGGTCTTTTGTGAAAGGATTTCATCTCGAGCAGTTATAATGGAGACCACGGGGACAAGATGAAGGAGATTGGTTAATGTTGCCGTTTGGggagcattttaatcggtttccgaAATGGAATCGTACATAGGACTGAAATTACTTTTCTTATGGAAACAACGCGATTTTGTTCTTAAAGTACACCACCAgcgatgaatattttattgagacAATGATTAATGGATATACATTACGCGGTTTTTACAAGGAATCCCTAAAAAAATGTCTCTCTTGCTTCTGGGCTTCACTAAATCGAAATTTAGAGTGAGACCCGGCAGGGGGCAGGCGGGGAGGTTTGGGAgcgtaaccccccccccccgaaacctTTTCCTAATTTTGACTGCCCGTGATACATCCACCAATGACACCACATATCAAGCGGCCAAGGACCCTATAGTTTTATTTTCGCCTCGATGCTTCATATGGAAAATTGCCAGTGGTTCAAATCGAGAGAAAATTTAGTTATGGTAAATCAACACTGcatacattaaatataaattaacttgaAAAAAGGCACAAGTTCTTGAAAAGGAATTTCTAGTTGGGGATCAATTATGAAGGGAATgcattgatgaattcttctcgggttttcagccaggttaattctgtcgaataagccgacgtttcgagagacgacttgtctcccatcttcaaggccgagttactctttgaaagtccaatttcacacttacctaattaacctggctgaaaacccgagaagaattcatcaaaactattcaccaggagaaattaaaatcatttatggatatcgatagctaagttctaacaacacgtacctcaaaaatagcagattttcaagGAAAGcaaataaacaattaatatatgctacttgcacactgaaattgaAAGCCAAAAGTTCATATAAtcgaaaaataagcattcatttgcaaacaaagagttgttttttgcttgtattttatttttaaaagttattacgctttgtttaagatgcctgtttcaaaccggccgaatttgagatacgtgtcgttagaacttagccatcgatatgcataaTTGAAATTTGActattcaaaatgtttttattcacgAATGCCGCCGAGGCCCTAAAGTTTAGAATGCTTGAAAAATCAGTCGGATTTCGGGATCTAATGCAATTGGGGACCAAACGGACCCTTCAGTACTAATGCACAATTATATAATCGTATATACATTGACATTTACTTTCAGCAATGGATGAATCCGACATATAACTTATATTTGAAAGGAATGAATGTACTATGAGTGCGAAATACCAGTACTGCAACCCGCACAACAACCCCCTTCCCCTTCCCGGAGTAAAATTCTGTCCACGTTTCGATTCAAGAGAGAGCATGAGGGCCCaagagaggagaggaggaagagaggtCCGCAGAAGGTTACAACGCACCACAACCCGGTAcgacaactgatacgcccgcgcactCGGGGGCCGATTCAAGGCAACAAGTTTGCTGTCATTCCAGAAAGCAAATAGTTCGTCTCAAAATAAATGGTGGAACCGAGAAACCATGGAAAGAGCAAATCAACGTTGCCAAAATATACGAATAAAACTGCTTATTTCAAACCGCGAGGTAGTTAAGTTAcagttatgaatttgaaaatttacttatTAGAAAGACACTTACTGGATTATACCGATATGGACGAAATATTGGTAAAGCAGTTTTGTATATTGTACATACATATCAGGGCatcttttttaaattgtcatGGTGATTCTTAAAATTAACTTCGGCTCATAATCTAAACAATAAGtagttgaaatttcaaaatcgtcacaAGAGTTTTGGCTGTGTCGTTTTATATTCTCTTGTTTATACATCAAATTTTATCCTCTCATACGTTTAGACATCAAATATAATCGTTGTTTTTATATCTGTAGAAGGAGCTATGAAATCAGCTTGATGAAAGCTGTTTTCTTAGCTTAGAGGAAAGATCACTTGGTCAAAGATCACTCCGCTTTCGATGCCATTTTTCTGCAAAGGCAACTGAAGTATTTCCCTTGTTCGAAATTTTTTGCCATGAATTAAGCAATGGCGTCtaaattattgcatatttatgGTAATGTCGTGCCGACCGATTGAGTAACGAGGAAATGCTGAGAACTATGGAAGAAAAGCAAAGACTTCTAAATTACCTTATAGTATAGGACGGAATAACTTTGGAATTGACCACATTATGAGTTATGAAAGGAGTGATTAGATAAACGAGACAAGGGTGGGATGAAAGGCAAAGCAAGGCTACGGATGAGTTGAATGGGAATGGAAGTTAATAGGAATTTAAGGGTGGACTGAATGtgtaaaaattagtaaatggaAAGCGGAGTGGAGGACTCCGTGATGATAGTCTGCAGAATGTTAAAGTATCACGTATAGCTAACGAGGGAACACGTGTGACAATGATGTTTGCCTCACCTGCATCCGCGCCCGCTGCCTGCATGAGCCGCTCCCCGAGGGACCGCGCCGCCGCACCCAGGTTGACGCTGACGGCGTGCGAAGCCATGTAGTGCTCGAGTGCGGAGTGGAGGTGGGCGTCGAGGCGCCGCACCGCGTCTTCCTCCTCGGGCAGTCCCCTCGCCAGGTCCCGCACCACCGCCTCCGGCAGCCGCGGGCCGCTCCCCTCGTCCGCACCCGCCCGCACCACGCTCACGCTCGGCACGATGGTGTATGCGTCCCTGGCCGATAGGCCGTCCATCAGAGAAGCCACGTCCATCTTCAGGCACGTGAGCGTGTAGTTGTGGGCGCAGCGCCGCACCAGCGCCCTCCGCACGATCTCAGCGCCACCCCCCGACGACTGCTCTGCACCCGCTTGCTCTGCCGCACCCAGGGGCGGCGCCGCGAGCAGCAGCGACAGTGCCAGCAGGAGGAACACGGGTGAGGAGCAGCAGCAGTCCATGGTGTGAGTCTCGGCGTGGAGTGCGGTGGGTGTGGCCCGCGCTCCCCTATATATGGGGGCTATTGTGAGCGGTGAAGGGAAGGACGGACCTCTTCGCACAATGAGACGAAGACTTTGGGGCCGATACTCGTTAGTGGAGCGTAGCGGCCAATGGAGAATGGAATCGCTCAGTAGCCTCTCTCTTGCGAGGACCTTTTTGCCCCTTTGCAAGGGAACGGAGAGGGTCGCCGTGGAAAAAAAGAGCGGCGAACAATGGAAGTGAAGGGGATGGTGGCTGTGGAAGCGTGAAGGGGCAGTCGTCTTCCCATCCATCGGAATGCAGAGTGCCCCCTAGGAGTGGGGGTCGGGTACCCCCCCTGTTGGCCGGGCGCGGCGTCTTTCTCGAGGGCCGCGCGCGGTGCCGGGCGGAGGCACTCTACGCTGGAGATCCGTCTTCGCTCCTCGCCAGGATCTTCCCTCAGGAAACAGCAAAGCCAACTCCACTTTCCATTTCAAGGTATTTATTTATCCCAT
It includes:
- the LOC124174161 gene encoding uncharacterized protein LOC124174161, coding for MDCCCSSPVFLLLALSLLLAAPPLGAAEQAGAEQSSGGGAEIVRRALVRRCAHNYTLTCLKMDVASLMDGLSARDAYTIVPSVSVVRAGADEGSGPRLPEAVVRDLARGLPEEEDAVRRLDAHLHSALEHYMASHAVSVNLGAAARSLGERLMQAAGADAASGRGKGGGGFGGGKKGGLGMLGAMMIMSKATVGAIAMGGLALLAGKALIVGLLSLLLSAIVGIKALSSSSSKGSVTYEIVQKPVYSHAHSHSHEEIHSGGGHGGGHGGYRRRSYDVDDDHAHRLAYGSYAPPHHSDTATGVRRR